A single genomic interval of Roseomonas aeriglobus harbors:
- a CDS encoding ATP-binding protein, producing MTRTICLHGPESTGKSTIAPRLAAHLGGEVVDEYGRTYAEANGIDFNMADLVAIAKGHHAETTAAIARGVDPVILDTDPLMTAVWADMLFGWRDAWFDTWQGTADLYLLFDIDLPWVEDGTRMFGTTEARQRFFDLSKAELERRGVRWTLVSGAGEDRWRSVLAGLGGLFPA from the coding sequence ATGACGCGGACGATTTGTCTTCACGGGCCGGAAAGCACCGGCAAATCGACCATCGCGCCGCGGCTGGCCGCGCATCTCGGTGGAGAAGTGGTCGACGAATATGGTCGCACCTATGCCGAGGCGAACGGGATCGACTTCAACATGGCCGACCTGGTCGCCATCGCTAAGGGCCATCATGCCGAGACCACGGCGGCGATCGCGCGCGGGGTCGATCCGGTCATTCTCGACACGGACCCGCTGATGACCGCCGTGTGGGCCGACATGCTGTTTGGCTGGCGCGACGCGTGGTTCGATACGTGGCAGGGGACGGCCGACCTCTATCTGTTGTTCGACATCGACCTGCCCTGGGTCGAGGATGGGACGCGGATGTTCGGCACGACTGAGGCTAGGCAACGCTTCTTCGACCTGTCGAAAGCGGAGCTGGAGCGGCGCGGGGTGCGCTGGACGCTGGTAAGCGGCGCAGGCGAGGATCGCTGGCGCTCGGTCCTGGCGGGTCTCGGCGGCTTGTTCCCGGCCTGA
- a CDS encoding transcriptional repressor has product MAHHHHHHEHAGDALAQAAEVALVKAGEQWTAMRAQVFAALAAFDKPASAYDIAEAVSKAEGRRVAANSVYRILDLFVGANLARRVESANAYVANAHPDCLHDCIFLVCDACGQTTHIDDDHITDTVRAKAKGAGFAPVRPVIEVRGTCEGCAEKAN; this is encoded by the coding sequence ATGGCGCATCATCACCACCATCATGAACATGCCGGCGACGCGCTGGCGCAGGCGGCCGAAGTCGCGCTGGTCAAGGCCGGCGAACAATGGACCGCGATGCGTGCGCAGGTCTTCGCGGCGCTGGCCGCATTCGACAAGCCGGCATCGGCCTATGACATCGCCGAGGCGGTGTCGAAGGCGGAAGGACGCCGGGTGGCGGCCAACAGCGTCTATCGCATCCTCGACCTGTTCGTCGGCGCGAATCTGGCGCGGCGGGTCGAAAGCGCCAACGCCTATGTCGCCAACGCGCACCCGGATTGCCTACACGACTGCATCTTCCTGGTGTGCGACGCCTGCGGCCAGACGACGCATATCGACGACGATCACATCACCGATACCGTGCGAGCAAAGGCCAAGGGCGCAGGGTTTGCACCGGTGCGGCCGGTGATCGAAGTCCGCGGGACGTGCGAGGGGTGCGCGGAAAAGGCGAACTAG
- a CDS encoding ATPase, with protein sequence MKRFWTDVAVVPDGDRYGIALDAKPVRTPGRAPLAVPTAALAEAIADEWRGIADTIDPRAMPLTGLANAAIDKIAPDTAAFATGLARYGESDLLYYRAEEPEPLVARQRAAWDPALDWARTRYDVHFETTAGVMHRAQPPATLERLGEAMAVRDAFTLAGLHPVVTVTGSLILALALVEGAMDADTVWNAARIDEDWQEEMWGKDDLAEQATAAHRADFDAGARFVSLLRG encoded by the coding sequence GTGAAGCGGTTCTGGACAGACGTCGCGGTGGTGCCAGACGGCGACCGCTACGGCATCGCGCTCGACGCCAAGCCCGTCCGCACACCCGGACGTGCGCCGCTTGCCGTGCCGACCGCCGCGCTGGCAGAAGCGATTGCCGACGAATGGCGGGGTATCGCCGATACGATCGACCCGCGCGCGATGCCGCTGACCGGTCTGGCCAACGCGGCCATCGACAAGATCGCGCCGGACACCGCGGCCTTCGCCACAGGCCTCGCGCGATATGGCGAGAGCGATCTGCTCTATTATCGCGCCGAAGAGCCCGAACCGCTGGTCGCGCGCCAACGCGCGGCATGGGACCCGGCGCTCGATTGGGCGCGCACGCGCTATGACGTACATTTCGAGACGACCGCCGGCGTGATGCACCGCGCCCAACCGCCGGCAACGCTGGAGCGGCTGGGCGAAGCGATGGCCGTGCGCGACGCCTTCACGCTCGCCGGGCTGCACCCTGTGGTGACGGTCACCGGCTCGCTGATCCTTGCGCTGGCGCTGGTCGAAGGCGCGATGGACGCCGACACGGTATGGAACGCCGCGCGGATCGATGAGGACTGGCAGGAAGAGATGTGGGGCAAGGACGACCTCGCCGAACAGGCAACCGCCGCTCACCGCGCGGACTTCGACGCGGGCGCGCGGTTTGTGTCTTTGTTGCGGGGGTGA
- a CDS encoding HAD-IA family hydrolase, producing the protein MTRLALFDCDGTLVDSAANICLAVERAFDRHRLAPPTREAIRGIVGLSLPQAMAVLHQHADAEFCDVLAQSYKDAFVAMRGTPDFVHEPLYPGIAEALSTLADSGWALGVATGKSDRGLSIILATHGLASAFLTLQTADRHPSKPHPAMALAAMAEAGAAPEQTVMIGDTSYDMTMGRAAGTHAVGVAWGYHAPAMLTAAGATQVVDHADDLPAAMLACVDRASISAA; encoded by the coding sequence ATGACCCGCCTTGCCCTGTTCGACTGCGACGGGACGTTGGTCGATTCGGCGGCCAACATCTGCCTGGCGGTCGAGCGCGCGTTCGACCGCCACCGGCTGGCGCCGCCCACGCGCGAGGCGATCCGCGGCATCGTCGGGCTCAGCCTGCCGCAGGCGATGGCGGTGCTCCACCAGCACGCCGACGCCGAATTCTGCGATGTCCTTGCGCAATCCTACAAGGATGCCTTCGTGGCGATGCGCGGGACGCCCGATTTCGTTCATGAACCGCTCTATCCGGGCATCGCCGAGGCGTTGTCGACGCTGGCAGACAGCGGCTGGGCGCTGGGCGTCGCGACCGGCAAGTCCGACCGCGGTCTGTCGATCATCCTGGCCACGCACGGGCTGGCATCCGCCTTCCTCACGCTCCAGACCGCCGACCGCCACCCGTCGAAACCGCATCCGGCGATGGCGCTCGCGGCGATGGCGGAGGCCGGTGCGGCGCCCGAGCAGACGGTGATGATCGGCGACACCAGCTACGACATGACGATGGGCCGCGCGGCGGGGACGCATGCGGTGGGGGTCGCCTGGGGATATCATGCGCCCGCCATGCTGACGGCGGCGGGGGCGACGCAGGTCGTCGATCACGCCGACGATCTGCCGGCGGCGATGCTTGCCTGTGTCGACCGAGCCTCTATCTCGGCAGCATGA
- a CDS encoding FMN-binding negative transcriptional regulator, translating into MHPNPSFRWEDRDAMRAFVREIAFGQLFAATPDGPRVAQAPVVWIDDATIGLHLARGNGLTRHLDGASAVFTVLGPDGYISPDWYGLGPDQVPTWNYAAVELEGTVRRMDRDALTAQVDQLSAENEARLPKPAWTRDKMDPRKFDALLNAIAGFTLEVTAWRGTLKLGQNKPEAVRLAAADASDAAGRRGIAQLMRSLA; encoded by the coding sequence ATGCACCCCAACCCCTCCTTCCGCTGGGAAGACCGCGACGCGATGCGCGCGTTCGTGCGTGAGATCGCCTTCGGGCAGCTGTTCGCCGCCACGCCCGACGGACCGCGGGTCGCGCAGGCGCCGGTGGTGTGGATCGACGACGCGACGATCGGGCTGCACCTCGCCCGCGGCAATGGCCTGACGCGGCATCTTGACGGCGCGTCCGCGGTTTTCACCGTGCTCGGCCCGGACGGGTACATCAGCCCCGACTGGTACGGGCTCGGCCCGGATCAGGTGCCGACCTGGAACTATGCCGCGGTCGAGTTGGAAGGCACCGTCCGCCGCATGGACCGCGACGCGCTTACCGCGCAGGTCGACCAACTTTCGGCGGAGAACGAGGCACGCCTGCCCAAGCCCGCCTGGACCCGCGACAAGATGGACCCGCGGAAATTCGACGCGCTACTGAACGCCATCGCCGGCTTCACGCTCGAGGTGACCGCCTGGCGCGGAACGCTGAAGCTCGGGCAGAACAAGCCCGAGGCGGTTCGGCTGGCTGCCGCCGACGCGAGTGATGCCGCCGGCCGCCGCGGGATCGCACAACTGATGCGGAGCCTGGCATGA
- a CDS encoding RluA family pseudouridine synthase gives MSDVREFKVGADDDGIRLDRWFKRHMADVSFNTVSRWARTGQLRVDGARAEPGARLSAGQILRVPPAEAPPPAQSARPKRERTPLTDDQIDFAQSMVIHRDAQAIVLNKPPGLATQGGTKTTEHVDGLLDALQFDAEGRPKLVHRLDKDTSGALLIARSARAAAYFAKSFSGRTARKVYWALVAGVPDISDGLIDLPIAKQPGTGGEKMHISEHEGQPSRSRYRVIDRVGNRAAWVELQPLTGRTHQLRVHMAAIGHPIVGDGKYGGLDAFLTGGISRKMHLHARRIRIDHPDGGRIDVTAQLPEHFAESMATLGLDLSMGDRPLDDEGPAPTRAEEKQKAKAHAKAIRKDRKGERRGRGEARATSGDKAKPAPRGRGPAKGKAAPGGKPVSRGRPPSRPGPKT, from the coding sequence ATGAGCGACGTGCGCGAGTTCAAGGTCGGCGCCGACGACGACGGCATCCGGCTCGACCGCTGGTTCAAACGGCACATGGCCGACGTCAGCTTCAACACCGTGTCGCGCTGGGCGCGCACCGGGCAGCTGCGCGTCGACGGGGCCCGTGCGGAGCCCGGGGCGCGTCTGTCGGCAGGCCAGATCCTGCGCGTGCCCCCTGCCGAAGCGCCGCCCCCGGCCCAGTCCGCCCGCCCGAAGCGGGAACGCACGCCGCTGACCGACGACCAGATCGACTTTGCGCAGAGCATGGTCATCCATCGCGACGCGCAAGCAATCGTGCTCAACAAGCCGCCCGGTCTTGCGACACAGGGCGGAACCAAGACGACCGAGCATGTCGACGGCCTGCTCGATGCGCTGCAGTTCGATGCTGAAGGCCGGCCGAAGCTGGTGCACCGCCTCGACAAGGATACCTCAGGCGCACTGCTGATCGCACGATCGGCACGCGCGGCGGCCTATTTCGCCAAGAGCTTTTCCGGCCGCACCGCGCGCAAGGTCTATTGGGCGCTGGTCGCGGGCGTGCCCGACATCAGCGATGGCCTGATCGACCTGCCGATCGCCAAGCAGCCCGGCACCGGCGGCGAGAAGATGCATATCAGCGAGCATGAGGGCCAGCCCTCGCGCAGCCGGTACCGCGTCATCGACCGCGTCGGCAACCGCGCCGCCTGGGTCGAGCTCCAGCCGCTGACCGGCCGTACGCATCAATTGCGCGTCCACATGGCGGCGATCGGCCACCCGATCGTCGGCGACGGCAAATACGGCGGGCTGGATGCGTTCCTGACCGGCGGAATCAGCCGCAAGATGCACCTCCATGCGCGACGCATCCGGATCGATCATCCCGACGGCGGGCGGATCGACGTGACCGCGCAGCTGCCCGAGCATTTCGCCGAGAGCATGGCGACGCTGGGCCTCGACCTGTCGATGGGCGACCGTCCGCTCGACGACGAAGGCCCCGCCCCCACCCGCGCCGAGGAAAAGCAAAAAGCCAAGGCGCACGCCAAAGCCATCCGCAAGGACCGCAAGGGCGAGCGCCGCGGCCGCGGCGAAGCACGGGCGACCAGCGGCGACAAGGCCAAGCCGGCGCCTCGCGGCCGGGGGCCGGCGAAGGGCAAGGCTGCGCCGGGCGGCAAGCCGGTGTCTCGCGGACGCCCGCCGTCGCGTCCCGGACCGAAGACGTAA
- the crcB gene encoding fluoride efflux transporter CrcB: MGNLFIVMAGGAVGAGARHLFGRWTLTAFGPDYPFGTLGVNLIGGLLMGLLVGLLAREGGSEQARLLLGVGVLGGFTTFSAFSLDAALMIERGALVLAGGYVLASVIGSIAALFGGLAIARSVA, from the coding sequence ATGGGCAACCTCTTTATCGTGATGGCCGGCGGTGCGGTCGGAGCGGGTGCGCGGCATCTGTTCGGGCGCTGGACGCTCACCGCATTCGGGCCGGATTATCCCTTCGGCACCCTGGGTGTAAACCTGATCGGCGGCCTGCTGATGGGCTTGCTGGTCGGCCTGCTGGCGCGCGAGGGTGGCAGCGAGCAGGCGCGGCTGTTGCTGGGCGTCGGCGTGCTTGGCGGCTTCACCACCTTTTCGGCCTTCAGCCTGGATGCCGCGTTGATGATCGAACGCGGCGCGCTTGTCCTGGCGGGTGGCTATGTCCTGGCCTCGGTCATCGGCTCGATCGCCGCGCTGTTCGGCGGCCTGGCCATCGCACGGAGTGTGGCATGA
- a CDS encoding glycine zipper 2TM domain-containing protein: MRTAILALAAAATGLTALPAAAQQSPREAARDYNREVRDAQRDYQRDLRNADSRRDVRDARRDYNREVREARQDYRRDVRDWRQYRNYDWNRFERGQNRYYADRYYRDGRNYQVRRLGRNDRIYRGYDNRYYCRRNDGTTGLIIGGVAGGFLGNALDRGGSGLLGTLLGAGGGAVLGREIERGNVRCR; encoded by the coding sequence ATGCGTACCGCCATTCTGGCACTTGCTGCTGCTGCGACCGGCCTGACCGCACTGCCGGCCGCAGCCCAGCAGTCCCCGCGCGAAGCCGCGCGCGACTATAACCGCGAGGTTCGTGACGCGCAGCGCGATTACCAGCGTGACCTTCGCAACGCCGATTCACGCCGCGATGTCCGCGATGCGCGCCGCGACTACAACCGCGAGGTGCGCGAAGCCCGCCAGGACTATCGACGCGACGTCCGCGACTGGCGCCAGTATCGCAACTACGACTGGAACCGGTTCGAGCGTGGCCAGAACCGCTATTACGCCGACCGCTACTACCGCGATGGCCGCAATTATCAGGTCCGCCGCCTCGGTCGGAACGACCGCATCTATCGCGGCTATGACAATCGTTACTACTGCCGCCGCAACGACGGCACGACCGGCCTGATCATCGGCGGTGTCGCGGGTGGCTTCCTGGGCAACGCGCTGGATCGCGGCGGCTCGGGCCTGCTGGGCACGCTGCTGGGCGCCGGCGGTGGCGCGGTGTTGGGTCGCGAGATCGAGCGCGGCAACGTCCGCTGCCGCTAA